The window GCAATCGCCATCACGCAGCAACTTTCTCCACTAATTATGAAAGTCTAGAATCAATCATAACACAAAAGTCTAACTTAATAGTTACATATATTTGAAATCGAAACAATTGGGCTTgactttttgaattttgattagttgaaattgcaattatttatttatttcgaaGTTTGAGAGTTGATGGAGATAATGCATATCCACCACCAAATTGTGCTACATTTAGTGCGTAGTTGTCGAATttaatataccaaaaatttcaatttaaaaaatacacataCAAATGTATGTGACCTCTTCTTTCTCTATATAAATGTGAATGCATATAAGTCAATGAGCGTGCAATGACAGCTACATTGGATTTGGTATCCCATTGTTATCactttatagtattttttatatctgGACTCAAACTCGAGATTTTTATCTTCAGACATTATTCATACATTTGCAATCTTTAATGACACAgtcaataaatttatgttgCAATTACAAAATATCCTTTTCCTATTCGATCATTTAGGATTTCATATCCGAAATTGCGATATAGTAACGCGCCACAGAAACCttgacaaaattaagaaacgACGGTCTTTCTTTTCGTATATGTATTGGCTTAGCAGTAGAGTAGTTAACATCTAAAggaaaaaatatcgaattcGAATCCGCCATGAaacaattagtaaaattaattttgcaattaCAAAAAAACACTAGAATCAAAATTGAACTAATATTGAACTAATTAAGTTCTTAATTGCAACAAAATATGATCTCTAATTGAACAATCCAATCCCATCAAGAATAAGTAGAACTTGTTTGGTCTCTTCCTACTTCAAACAGAATCTAAAAAATGGCATCAAACACATGAATCAGTTCCTGCTCTTGATTTAGAGATTGGATCATTCTAAAAATATAGCAAAAaagattattaaaaaaaaaaaaaaaacaatcctCACAATCTGTACAAGATTTACATAGATGAAAGAAGCACTTACTATatgtatgaatatatatacGTATAGATTCCGGCCGGCCGGCCTAGCCAGCGCTTTGATTCGAGACGTGCGTCTGTTTAGACGACGTTTGCGTCTCGTGAGGCCGAACTCTACCGGCCCTTGTCTTCTCGTGCCTCAAACGCCGAGCAGCTTCTTGGATCCGGCGATCGTGCTCTTTGAGCACCTGCTCTATGTTGTTCGATGGCGCGAGCAGAGGACCCGAGAAATGGATCTTTCTCTCCTTACCGTGCCCGTCCTAAGAAACGAGAATAGACGAGGATCGCGTTAGACGATAGCCAGTGATCGTATACAACACAAAATTTATCGACAATTTTTCGCTATTGTAAGATAAACGAGCGTTTTCGTACCAAGACGGATTCTTTTGTGTTGATTCGTCCGTAGTCGGCCTGGTGAGTGCCGGGAGGTATTTGTGACTGCCGTCTCCTGTCGTGATTTCTCACAGCTTCCCCGAACGACTGCGAGAACCTGCCTGCTTGATTTGTAGCCTCGACGCGTTGGGGGCCTAAACTGTTTCGGCATTCTGCGGGTGACAACCCGTTTCTGGAGGAAGCGATGGAAATATCGTTGCTTTTCTTCCCAGACGACGTCCAGCTCACAGGTGGAGCAAGAGGACCGGAATTAGAAATCAGTCTCTCCCTCGGGTTTGGCAGGTGATCTTTGCTCCTTTCGGACGGATCTTGTGCTCGTCCCGATTGATCCACTGCAAAGCCAGGAGCAGCGTCTTGCTTTTGAGTGTTGAAAAATTCGCTACGACTCTTTGAGTCCGCGTGGCCATGCCTCTGAGACACGATTCACAAAATCAGTAATCGATATAGAATGCGAATACCAAGAAAGTCGCCAACAGGCCAAAATTCGAGCCACCAAGTATAATTAACCTAACACAGCCTTTTACGTATTTACATATCTAAGTTTACGAGATTAGTTTCTAGAGAACGAACAATCTATCGCGAAGCTATATCAGTACGCAAACATAGAATGAATGAACATCACTGGTCATACAAATAGGATCGAGGTTTATCTGACGTGTAACTAATCTACAAATGTCAAAGATTTAATCATGTTAGGCCGTGTGGTTTCGACTTCTCAAATGTACGAGTAGTAATATAGTCGTAAGAAGTCTCGAGCATACCGGCATTAATCTAGACAACTCAGCattgggatcgatccctaccaCACTTCGGAATTCTCTTGGTTTTTTAGAATCATTGTCACCCTTGTGTCCTTTAGCTCCAGCAGCTCCTTTCCTGTCGAAAGACGGCCCAAACAACACAATCAATCAAGGACGAAAAGGGATGTATGTGTGTATAAGAAGTTAAGCAAAAAACTTAAAACGATTTGAACGAATAGATGTGAGCACAGACCTTCTCGCTTCCTCTTCTCTCAGTTTTGCATCGATCTCTTTGCTTGGAGGATATTTGGGCAAAGTCGATGGATCACACGGAATGGGAGATGTTTTGAAGAACTGTAGGAAAACATAGAATCAGTACGACACACTAAACTTTGGCTTCGAAAGAACACTTTAGAAGAAAGTATGTCTCGtccagagagagagagagagaaggcaCCTCACTCTCGAGAGCACTAGCTGCAGTCCCTCGATCAGAAGGATCGACTGAGAGTAAGATCTCCATCAGCTTTACAGCAGCATCATGACGATCCTTAAAGGTATCAGCGATTCGTCGTCTGTAAGGCTGAATCGGCTTAAAGACCGGGGAGTGGGGTAACTTCGATTTTTTCCAATAATCCTCAGAAGGCGAACCACAAAGCTTGAATATCTTATGCAGCTGCTCAACCTGCAAATAGAAAATATCGAAGAATAACGCAATTTCATAAGCAACAAAGATTAATAACGTGTTGTCGAAGGTCGTAATAGAaacaaattcttcaaattatTGCGTAAATACCTCGGTTCTACCAGGCATGATGGGCTTGCCAGCGTACAATTCTCCGAGTATGCAGCCGGTACTCCATAAATCGACAGCAACTCCATACTGAGTCGCTCCGAGCAAAAGTTCAGGTGGCCGATACCATAAAGTCACGACGCGGCTTGTGAGAgggattttgttttgattgtcAAAATAACTCGCCAAGCCAAAATCAGCGATCTTTAAGATCCCGTGATTGTTAATCAAGAGATTCGAACCCTTTATATCACGATGCAGGACACCGTTCCTATGACAATAATCCAGCCCACTCAATAGCTGTTTCATGTAACACTTCACCTGAAACGAACAAGAAACAAACGAACATCAGAACAAACAGATTCTTCCACTCAGTGTCCCGTCGTGATAAACAATCACGTTTATCACCTGTGGCTCTGAGAACTTGACGCCGGGCAGTGACGCAAGACCAGTGAGATCATGCTCCATATACTCAAAGACGAGGTATAAACTCGAAGACGTCTTTGAAGTGACCAAGCCTTCCAGCTTGATAATGTTCGGGTGATCAAGCCTTCGCAAGATGAGAATCTCCCTTGCCATGAATTTTACACTCTCTGGATCCATATTGTCGAAACGCACTTTCTTCAGAGCCACGTATTTGTTAGTCAGGAGATCTCGGCCCTTATACACGCTACTGTAAGTCCCTTGACCAATCTGCAACAACAAAATGCTATCACACAAGAACCAAAACCAATCATATCAGGgtaaaatacacacattcgAAACTATCACAACTTCAAAGAAGATCAAAAGAGAACCTTAAATTCAACATTTTAAAGCTATAATAGATCATAAAAATTAGCAAAATTCGACTACTTTTGTAACGAAGGAATAACCAACATGATTTAACATAACAATCTTCTAATCTCATTCCGATCATGCTATCAAATCTTCTTGCGAATCAACCGAAAACATCATCCACAAAATCTACAACAAATGCACAAGCTATCACTAATTCACTATACAAAGTCAAAAACTAAGAAAAGTCATATACCATCAACAATCTTCTCAACTCACTGCGATCATGCTACCAAATCACAAAGTTTGTTGCTAATCTACCAGAAATATCATCCAAAAAATCGACAACGAACGCACAATCAACCATAAGGATAAGCTACACAAAGTCAAAAACTTTAAAGAAGATCAAAAAACAGCTCACAATCCACCATTTACAGCAATAACagtcaaataaaattaggCAATTCATCCACTTTTACACTGAAAAAAACAATCAAGATGATCCATTAAACAGATTAACACATCCAACTCATGTACCTTATCAAGCTTCTCAAAGGTATCAGCTTTCCGCGGAACCCAGCCGCGGATGGCCTCCCCAGCCACAGCGACCAGCCAAGACGGCCACCCAGCCGCGACCTGCTCCCCCTCCACTGCGCTCGGGAGGCTCCCCAAGTTGGGGAAATTCCCACCTACATCCTCACAGCTccccttcctcttcttctcatAATAATCATCCCTCACCTTCCTAGACCCACTAACCTTCTTATCAATCAGCCCAATCTTCACCTCACCACCCTCCAAACTCTCCTTCATCGAGAAACTCTCATTCCTCCTCGACGAAACCCCCCTCGCCACACGCAGCTCAGCCGCCTTCCTACTCAGCTCCCTCTGCTTTGGGCTCACCTCACTATCCTCCACCGCCGAAGACGGCTTCCCACAAACACACCCCatttttcccccaatttcaaaatcaaatacacAAAACCCTCTTCACAAACTCAGACAATCATCCCAAAACAGAAACCCCATCAatttttcccccaatttcaaaatcaaatcaacaaaaccCTCTTCACACGCTCAGATAATCAAACCCCATCCCAATTTCGACACACCGACccaaaattgaattcaatcCGAGATCAATTGAATCCAATTATCTGCCCTAGAGCTTAAAGAACTGAGCTTTTTGCAATCCAAAGCAATAGAAAAGTGAAACGCCCAAAATTACAATCCAATTTCTTCAATTGGACCTGAAATTGGGGGAGAAATGTGGTGTTTTAGAAAATTCTCGGCAGTAAAAACGAGGACTTGGTCTAAAAAAGCTACAATAATCTGCGCAATTATTGACTGTTCGACATGATCGTagtgtgtatatatgtatatgtatataatactCACACAGACAAAAAAACAAAGGGGAAAAGGTGAATAATATTCGATATTCCTTTTCGCAGGTAAAGTAATCTGCGATTGAAGCTCACAATtcagtaaattaaaataatttcacaggAAATTTTACTAAAACTGAATCAATTTGAAGACCCCACTTCGAGCACCATCGATGGGCCAAAATTCGATATtcggaaattaaaaataaattaaaaaaagatagagagaagCAAGCCGGcgatttctctctctaaaactGGAAATAACAGCAGCTTTTTGGCTTAGTCAAGACGGCGTTGGATTCTCtctctagttttttttttattttaatatttttattatatttattttactctttttataGGGGACAGATATTCAATATTGtgctattttttctttttgggaaagttttgtgtgtttattaaagtaataaaaatgagttaataTGAAAGTTGTTGAATTaggtaaaatttaaaattcacttttatttatggGGTTATCAATAGTATTAATGAACAAGGGCCAAAATTTAATGgagttttaaaatatctatGATACGTGAAACATATTATAAGTTGCTTCATGTTATATCAGGTGACGGCGTAAATATTCTGAAAATTGAGAAGTAAATTGTGGACGTTATcgataaaaattgaattttgtaaaGTTGTTTCATGTTATATCAGGCGACGGCGTAAATATTCTGAAAATCGAGAAGTAAATTGTGGACGTTGTcgataaaaattgaatattgtGTACcgatttgatttatattaagCGTGgcattattgaaaatatttaatattatgatgTTTTCGGTAAAACTatttcattctccatttttGTAGATAGCATTcacttaaaaatatatactctagtaattaaatttcttgCAAATTATTGAATTGGATCTTTTCCCCTCAAATTGGAGTCTTTGAGTCAAAAGGCCaatcacaaatttttattctctACTTTTAATGAATCAACCAAAGAAAATTGACCATGTTTCAATCTATCCCACTCATATTGAAAACAAGAGTGGATTTATTGGAAATTAATGCCACAATCATCCAAAgtttttgaagttttattatttataaataacaaCTTAATTGGTAAggcatttttttagttaatagTAAATCATAAGTTCGACTTACCATTAGCAATTATTCTATCATGAGCATAGGTAACCAAccattattgattttaaaaaaaatcaattgaataaacTCAATCaacttaatataatatatgaaaaataggATTGTTGATAAATTGTCTCAATAATCTTCTTGTGTTTTTGATAACATGAATTgggtttcttgattttcttaGTGAACTGCATTtggtgaaaattaaaaataaataaataataaataaaaataaagcttATGTTTGGTACTTTGTCAATAATGATTAATGAGTAATCAATGatcattattattaacattaaaCATTCTAGTCTTAAAGTCTAAACCTACCGCTATCAAATAGGAAAACTAATTTTGGTAATAGTATTTACGTcctagttaattaattattacatgaTAAGGAGATAACATTATATCATTGAATACATTTTTCATGTTTGATTGCAATGTACTATAACCTCATGTATATTGTAACATATCATCTCCGTGACTATAATGTCTTTATATGATCaaagttataattaattaatattgataatatCTTTTAATGAATTCGGCCAAACAACTATACCCACATTTACATTTAAcaaactataaattaattgtgTATTCCAACCTTTGTCAAAGGTAGTTAATTGTTTCAAACCTACCTAATACTttgattcaacaatttttaagGATAAATAAGACAAACTTTTAGCTGCTAAATTCCAAATATTGCCTTATTTATCTATTGCGTTTTATTAATAAAGACTGAGATTTCAAATTTGCTTCACTAATAGTTCTTATATTTAGAGTTGTCTTTATCTAGTAAGTCATTGAAGAGAAGtcaagaaaaaagtaggtttGGTGACACAATCACAAtgcatcaacaaaatcaataaatatagtaaattattaaatttatttttaggaaaatCAATTCCTTGTTcatggataaaataaaaaggaacaataataattagtaaGAAACATCATCATTCAAATTCCTAAAAAATCAACATAGAAAACAAgactttgttttttgtttttttttcatcaagtAACCTAACTTGTATTTTCTTGATCAACTTATGCTTGGTCGTACATATTTGACATTCtagatatattaaatttgaacaaTTCAAAGCTCTAATTGTTTTATGCCATTTGGGACATATGTAGCACTatcatggattaaaataaaaatgataattgtatatgtatatttattttaaatcataattgtcctatttatgacaaaatattCAATAGCGTGGGGGCTGCTATTGTTGAGGGTTTCATGGCATAAATATGAAGATAGCATCGAACTTATTTTcagactttaattaattttttgtgtttggaAAATGAATTTCGTTGCTGGCTGACATGTGCTCTGTATGGATAAAACGACTCCACATTGGCTTTAAAGTAACCATCTCCTTAAATTTTTGTGGCTTGGCATTATTCCtcacaaaattatttattgcaatactaacatattttatatttttgtatatataggttCGTATTAAAGTGAGATCGACAATtatataacataaataaaatttattctaatCCATTAGAGCTAACAATAGAATAACGATagcattatatatacatattgcCCAATATCATCATAAGGCTAACACGTCGACAATGGGCGGATCCAAGTGGAGTGGGGGTGGATAAAGCTCTcgatgaaataatttttttcattgaaatttgtataaatttaatgtaaattattgtataaaaGTCCTATAAATGGTGTAAATTATCTAGAAACATACtttggttttttttaaaaaaaaattacagcCTCGATCGACAATAATTTCTATGTCCACCACTGTCGTCaactataacaaaattaaaatgctgTCGGGATTCGGGGGCTATGATTTCCTCGATATGTCTTCACACGATCTCAACCACATTTGTCTACCCATTagaactattttcattttctgataatattgtttaaatattgcaaccatatagaataaataatgTGGTGATACATGATATCATCACGgtaaatatgtcaatattaaaatacatattatactatataataaggtaaatattaattcttagttcttatttaaaatttgattcttGTTTAATGACAACCCTATTTATAAAGGTTTTTGCTTAGagactttaattaattgtaggTTTGTAGACTTGTAGCTCATGCTTAAACGTATCCTCTACTCCAGCATGCTTAATGATTATCATTGcttctcaattttatttccttaATTTGTGGGGGGAATATTCtctaataatagtattttaaggataattcaattaaaaaaaatttgtacaatatctgatttttttgaaagagtcaacgttttaaaattttaatgttcgAACTAATCCAAATTTCGTTTGTTTTCTTGATCCtatcacaatattttcaatctGTATTACGTtagcaaaaataatactccctcccttCATAGTTGAGATAATAGTAAGAATTGGGAACTTACAGATAATACTGTTGTGAAAGTCAATTTACAATCCTATATCGAATGTTCGACACATACTACTAATTTCTAGGAAATGCATTtacaaaaattcaattattatatttttttctaagatGCAGTTATGAGTTATCTATCTGGAAATAGTATGACcgaaaataatctaaaatgcatgtttttataatttttgtttatttatcttcACTATCAAACTATAATTGAGAGGACGATTGAAACGGGGCAATAAGATtatgtttgttattttttttcttttttttcgctatattttaaatttttttttatttatatgagGTTTCTTGGTTGAGCAGCTTTATAAAAGCAATgttcataaaatagaaatatattctttcaagCTTTTTGAGGAAATAGTTGGCTGACCTAAAATAAACCTACTCGAACaactttctttcttcatttattgatgttttaaaatgtaaagaaattaaaatacaaaatcacaCGAATCACTTTGTTGAATGAATTCTATGATCTAGACTCGTATCAATTGTCGTTTGAGACAATTTTTGAcatcaaatgaaaataattcgTAGTTTGGGATGCAATAAGAGAGCCCTCCGCGAGTCACCTCATGGAGAGGCGAAGGGATGAACGAGGCCGTGAGAGCCACTTCGCCCTTCGtcactcacatttttttttttttttttttttttacttttagtaATTAGCGATGTGGATTTTAAGGGACGAGAGAAAATTGACGTTAGATCCCGATAAGGGGTGCCAAAGAGCAATTAAGGAACTTGAATCGGTGGTCGCCTAAgtatattatagtatatttactaatttacataattatggAGTCTCGTATCAGACTGTCTGACGGATCAAAATCGGTCATACGATTGGAGATTCAAATACAAAAACTATccaatactaataaaattacaatttttaattaggttATACACATTAGTTAGAAGTAGTTGTTGGATGATGCGTGAAGCTTGAGTTTTTCCacattattgacattttcttccGCAATTTCAgcatttcattaaatataatcatcCAATTCTAGAAACTAAATCAAACActctttctatatatatataaaaaaaagaattaaacaaTACCCATATCTAAATGTTTAGGGTTGGCCTACACGCCATGATTCCGTCCCGAGTTTGtcaggaaagtaaagttgtcTATCTCGATcgagtaaaaaagaaatacatataaatcttatgtttttcattaatgaaattatacaTCTATGTGTAACactctttttatatttttttatttttttcaccctaaaataaaaaaaattccaaaaaaaagcATATCAAAGGGAACAAATCAAGAAACTGTGgcttttctattttctaagTGTGCACAATTTTCTCAAGTAGTATAATTGTGTGGAGAGTGCACCTTGGATTCGTGCGAGCCGGCACGAGTGCTCAGCGAAGAGCTGATACGTCGACTGCCTCTTCCACGGGATGATCCCAAAGTCGTCGTTGGAGTCCTCCATCCCCTCCACCAGGAACTGCCACACGAGGGATCCCGCTCCCGACTTGTTCTTCACAGCGGACTTGTACATGATGTCGAGAATCACTTTGTAGAACCTCTCGCGCTGAGCAGGGGTGAAGTCCGGATTCTCCGTGGATAGACCAAACTCGGTGAACATCACGGGCTTTTTCAGCTCCTTGTCGCCGTCTTCAATGTGGGAGATCATCCACTTGGAGACGAACCTTAGCTTGTATTCGAAATCGGGATTGTGTGTCCTGCAGAAGAGATCGAACAATTTTTACGTAGATTACAAAATCGCGCTTTCAAGATTCACGATTTTCGCTCTTACTTCTAATGTTTCTTCGATCAAATCGGATATTCATCAAACGAGAACACTAAATAGGTCGTACAACGACAAAATCGAGCTTTCAAAATTCATATGGAGGGAAAGCTCACCAGTGATCAGGGTAAATGTGGACTGATGCAAAATCGATAGTCGAGAGGTTTGAATTGCGAATGAAATCCGTGCCAATGTCAGATGCCCAGATCTCGGGATTGACAGTCGACCTTTTCCGACTTTTAGGTCCGTAGAATCCCTCAAGCCCCACTGTGAGCAGATGGTTCCTGTCGATTTCTTTTATGAAAGTCGACATTTCCTCGATCCAATCCTGCAGTTATAGAGATACCGATTTTTACCACATGGAGCAAAATTGAGTTCAAAGAAGCTCAACTCGAAGGGGAAATCTCGGGTTTACCTGAAGTGTATCACCGGATTTATCAGTCATACAGCGGGGTTCGTTGATCAACTCCCATCCAAAGATAGTTGGATCGTCCCTGTACTCGATTCCGGTCAACGTGTTCCTCCTTGTTAGAACAGTCTGTcaagaaaagagaaatttaAAGGCATTATCAAACGTACATCTATTATGTACGAGAAACGACAACCTAAGCACCTAATCTCGAAAGAAAAAAGGCATGCAAGGTTTTCTTTCGATTTCTATTTTCTCATCCAATATTGGAGATAAAACATCGATATCAGCGAGATTGCAGTAGATGTTTAACACACACATCCACATTTCGAGTAAAGGGATCTACTTTCGTCTATTTCACGACACCCACAGATTGTTATCATGCTCAGAGAGTGAATTAGTGATCATAGACGCTAAGACGAGACTTTCCAAGCACAAAGTAGGAGACAGTACGGCAAGAATACCTTAATGTAATGCTTAAAGTAGCGACGTATAGACGGGTCATAAAAGAACGAGTCATTAGAAGAGCTCAAACCCACGCCTTCTTCCCACGCCCACTTGACATATTGCGTCTTTCCACCATAAGCTTGCAAGTTATTTACCAAGCACAGCATTAGCCTTATCCCGTATCTTCTTGATTCAGCGATAACATAATCCAACGCCTGCGACAAGCACAGAAGAATTGAACTTCTCAACCAAGAACAGAGCAAATAACTCAAACAGGAAACAGCAATGCAAACTTCAAGCAAGAGATGTACACTCGACTCCTCATCCAAATGATACAATCACAATACGAGTACAGACTATTTGCAACCGAAAGCTCCAAAAAATCAAGATAAAGACTAGAACCACCACACTGGATAACATTCAATTACCAAGAAACCGAGATTCACACTCTACTATTCATCATAATCATTATACGAGTATACACTATTCACAAACGAAGCCCAACAAAACAACCGAGATAAAGACTAGAACCGTCAACCACTACATAAGCCAGTGCTCAATTACCAAGAACCCGAGACTCACACTCTACTACTCATCACAATCATCACACGAGCATAAACTAATCGCAATCAAAGCTCAACAAAGCAATCAAGATAAAGACTAAAACCACTCAACCACTGCATTAGACAAAGTTCAATCAGCAAAAAACCAAGATTCACACTGCATACGAGTATAAACTATCAATAAACGAAGCTCcattcaagaatcaagataAACATCAACATCAAGCAATCTTCAAATCCAATCACCAAGAAAACAACAACATCAGCAATCACTCCagcaacaaaaacaaacactAAAAACTCACCCTAAACACCCTCTCATCGAATCGACCCGGTGTAATCTGAAGAGCATTATACTCCCCATCATTAAAAGCCCAAGTCCTACACACAGTGAGCCCCATCCTCGCCCCAGTCTGCAGCATCTCCCTAACCTTCCCTCTCCTAACCTCATCAGCAGCATGATCCATCATCCAGTAAGAATTCCACCCATTGAAATAAAAGGGCATCCCATCCACCACAAACTGAGTCCCATTCCTCTCCACAAAGCTCCACTTCCCATCCCCATGAACATTGATCCACAAATCCCCAAACGACAAGTATATAAAGGCCACACACGATGCAAATGCAACAATGGGGTAAAGCACCCCATTCCCACCAAACATCCTGCTCTTTACCATCAATTTACACACtcccaaaaccaaaaaagaagCTAAAAATCGAATCTTTAACCACTAAATCAAGAATTATCTCTAATcaattgatgaatttgatCTGTTCTCACTGAATCTTTAGC is drawn from Salvia hispanica cultivar TCC Black 2014 chromosome 6, UniMelb_Shisp_WGS_1.0, whole genome shotgun sequence and contains these coding sequences:
- the LOC125194310 gene encoding probable serine/threonine-protein kinase At1g54610 yields the protein MGCVCGKPSSAVEDSEVSPKQRELSRKAAELRVARGVSSRRNESFSMKESLEGGEVKIGLIDKKVSGSRKVRDDYYEKKRKGSCEDVGGNFPNLGSLPSAVEGEQVAAGWPSWLVAVAGEAIRGWVPRKADTFEKLDKIGQGTYSSVYKGRDLLTNKYVALKKVRFDNMDPESVKFMAREILILRRLDHPNIIKLEGLVTSKTSSSLYLVFEYMEHDLTGLASLPGVKFSEPQVKCYMKQLLSGLDYCHRNGVLHRDIKGSNLLINNHGILKIADFGLASYFDNQNKIPLTSRVVTLWYRPPELLLGATQYGVAVDLWSTGCILGELYAGKPIMPGRTEVEQLHKIFKLCGSPSEDYWKKSKLPHSPVFKPIQPYRRRIADTFKDRHDAAVKLMEILLSVDPSDRGTAASALESEFFKTSPIPCDPSTLPKYPPSKEIDAKLREEEARRKGAAGAKGHKGDNDSKKPREFRSVVGIDPNAELSRLMPRHGHADSKSRSEFFNTQKQDAAPGFAVDQSGRAQDPSERSKDHLPNPRERLISNSGPLAPPVSWTSSGKKSNDISIASSRNGLSPAECRNSLGPQRVEATNQAGRFSQSFGEAVRNHDRRRQSQIPPGTHQADYGRINTKESVLDGHGKERKIHFSGPLLAPSNNIEQVLKEHDRRIQEAARRLRHEKTRAGRVRPHETQTSSKQTHVSNQSAG
- the LOC125191839 gene encoding mannan endo-1,4-beta-mannosidase 2-like, coding for MVKSRMFGGNGVLYPIVAFASCVAFIYLSFGDLWINVHGDGKWSFVERNGTQFVVDGMPFYFNGWNSYWMMDHAADEVRRGKVREMLQTGARMGLTVCRTWAFNDGEYNALQITPGRFDERVFRALDYVIAESRRYGIRLMLCLVNNLQAYGGKTQYVKWAWEEGVGLSSSNDSFFYDPSIRRYFKHYIKTVLTRRNTLTGIEYRDDPTIFGWELINEPRCMTDKSGDTLQDWIEEMSTFIKEIDRNHLLTVGLEGFYGPKSRKRSTVNPEIWASDIGTDFIRNSNLSTIDFASVHIYPDHWTHNPDFEYKLRFVSKWMISHIEDGDKELKKPVMFTEFGLSTENPDFTPAQRERFYKVILDIMYKSAVKNKSGAGSLVWQFLVEGMEDSNDDFGIIPWKRQSTYQLFAEHSCRLARIQGALSTQLYYLRKLCTLRK